A single region of the Streptomyces sp. NBC_00236 genome encodes:
- a CDS encoding Trm112 family protein, giving the protein MPLEAGLLEILACPACHSPLDDRSAADSPELICTGKDCGLAYPVRDGIPVLLVDEARRPA; this is encoded by the coding sequence ATGCCGCTCGAAGCCGGCCTTCTGGAGATCCTGGCCTGCCCGGCCTGTCACTCCCCCCTCGACGACCGGTCGGCGGCCGACAGTCCCGAACTGATCTGCACCGGCAAGGACTGCGGCCTGGCCTACCCCGTACGGGACGGCATCCCCGTCCTCCTCGTCGACGAGGCCCGCCGCCCCGCGTAG
- a CDS encoding phosphomannomutase/phosphoglucomutase, whose protein sequence is MTADLSQLVKAYDVRGVVPDQWDEAMAELFGAAFVEVTAADAIVIGHDMRPTSPALSGAFARGAAARGADVTMIGLCSTDQLYYASGSLDLPGAMFTASHNPARYNGIKMCRAGAAPVGQDTGLAEIRTLVEKWSTTGAPPPATTPGTVTERDTLTDYATHLLSLVDLTTIRPLKVVVDAGNGMGGHTVPTVFAGLRLELVPMYFELDGTFPNHEANPLDPANIVDLQARVVSEGADLGLAFDGDADRCFVVDERGAGVSPSAITALVAARELARNGGRGTVIHNLISSLSVPEVVREHGGTPVRTRVGHSFIKAEMAAHGAIFGGEHSAHYYFRDFWNADTGMLAALHVLAALGGQEEPLSALVAQYDRYTDSGEINSTVDDQQARTADVRTAFATRENVTTDDLDGLTVTSPDWWFNLRPSNTEPLLRLNVEAGDEETMTAVRDEVLTLIRRQPS, encoded by the coding sequence GTGACCGCAGATCTGTCGCAGCTCGTGAAGGCCTACGACGTGCGCGGAGTCGTGCCCGATCAGTGGGACGAGGCGATGGCCGAGCTGTTCGGGGCGGCGTTCGTCGAGGTGACCGCCGCGGACGCGATCGTCATCGGCCATGACATGCGCCCCACGTCCCCCGCCCTGTCGGGAGCCTTCGCCCGGGGCGCGGCGGCCCGCGGAGCCGACGTCACCATGATCGGTCTCTGCTCGACCGACCAGCTGTACTACGCGTCGGGGTCACTGGACCTGCCGGGCGCGATGTTCACGGCCTCGCACAACCCGGCGCGGTACAACGGCATCAAGATGTGCCGGGCAGGTGCCGCACCGGTGGGCCAGGACACCGGCCTCGCCGAGATCCGCACCCTGGTCGAGAAGTGGTCGACGACCGGCGCACCGCCACCGGCCACCACCCCCGGCACGGTCACCGAACGCGACACCCTCACCGACTACGCCACCCACCTGCTGTCCCTCGTCGACCTGACCACGATCCGCCCCCTGAAGGTGGTCGTGGACGCGGGCAACGGCATGGGCGGCCACACGGTCCCGACGGTCTTCGCAGGTCTGCGGCTCGAACTCGTCCCGATGTACTTCGAACTGGACGGTACGTTCCCGAACCACGAGGCCAACCCGCTCGACCCCGCGAACATCGTCGACCTCCAGGCCCGGGTGGTGTCCGAGGGAGCCGACCTCGGCCTGGCCTTCGACGGCGACGCGGACCGCTGCTTCGTCGTGGACGAGCGCGGGGCGGGCGTCTCCCCGTCGGCGATCACCGCCCTGGTCGCGGCCAGGGAACTGGCCCGCAACGGCGGCCGGGGCACGGTCATCCACAACCTGATCTCCTCCCTCTCGGTCCCGGAGGTCGTACGCGAACACGGCGGCACCCCGGTCCGCACCCGGGTCGGCCACTCCTTCATCAAGGCGGAGATGGCCGCACACGGCGCGATCTTCGGCGGCGAGCACTCGGCGCACTACTACTTCCGCGACTTCTGGAACGCCGATACGGGCATGCTCGCCGCCCTCCACGTCCTGGCCGCCCTGGGCGGCCAGGAGGAGCCCCTGTCGGCGCTGGTGGCCCAGTACGACCGCTACACAGACTCGGGCGAGATCAACTCCACGGTCGATGACCAGCAGGCCCGCACAGCAGACGTCCGGACCGCCTTCGCCACCCGCGAGAACGTGACCACCGACGACCTGGACGGCCTCACGGTCACCTCCCCGGACTGGTGGTTCAACCTCCGCCCCTCGAACACGGAGCCGCTGCTGCGCCTGAACGTCGAGGCCGGCGACGAGGAAACGATGACGGCGGTACGCGACGAGGTCCTGACCCTGATCCGCAGGCAGCCCAGCTGA
- a CDS encoding cation diffusion facilitator family transporter yields the protein MSASGGTKAIVAALAANLAIAVAKFVAFLFSGSSSMLAESVHSLADSGNQGLLLLGGKKAQREATPQHPFGYGRERYIYAFLVSIVLFSVGGMFAVYEGYEKIKHPHEIEAWYWPVGVLVFAIIAESFSFRTAIRESNETRGPLSWTQFVRRAKAPELPVVLLEDLGALIGLILALAGVGLALGTGNGVWDGIGTLCIGILLIVIAIVLAAETKSLLLGEAAGTDQVEKIKAAVVDGHTVTGVIHMRTLHLGPEELLVAAKIAVQHDDTATEVANAINAAESRIREAVPIARVIYLEPDIYNAAAAAAGVNPAKTLGGTPGATPAGPTADGTPGDAPDTPADPTESGH from the coding sequence ATGAGTGCGTCAGGCGGAACCAAGGCGATCGTGGCGGCGCTCGCCGCCAACCTCGCGATCGCAGTGGCCAAATTCGTGGCGTTCCTGTTCAGTGGCTCGTCGTCGATGCTCGCGGAGAGCGTTCACTCGCTCGCCGACTCGGGCAATCAGGGACTGCTGCTGCTCGGCGGCAAGAAGGCCCAGCGCGAGGCCACCCCCCAGCACCCCTTCGGATACGGGCGCGAGCGCTACATCTACGCCTTCCTCGTCTCCATCGTCCTCTTCTCGGTCGGTGGCATGTTCGCGGTGTACGAGGGCTACGAGAAGATCAAGCACCCGCACGAGATCGAGGCCTGGTACTGGCCGGTCGGCGTCCTGGTCTTCGCGATCATCGCCGAGAGCTTCTCCTTCCGTACGGCGATCAGGGAGTCCAACGAGACCCGCGGTCCCCTCTCCTGGACCCAGTTCGTACGCCGCGCGAAGGCCCCGGAACTCCCCGTCGTCCTGCTCGAGGACCTCGGCGCGCTCATCGGCCTCATCCTCGCGCTCGCCGGTGTCGGCCTGGCCCTCGGTACGGGCAACGGTGTGTGGGACGGCATCGGCACCCTGTGCATCGGCATCCTGCTGATCGTCATCGCGATCGTCCTGGCGGCCGAGACCAAGTCCCTGCTGCTCGGTGAGGCCGCCGGTACCGACCAGGTCGAAAAGATCAAGGCCGCGGTCGTCGACGGCCACACCGTCACCGGCGTCATCCACATGCGTACGCTCCACCTCGGCCCCGAGGAACTGCTGGTCGCCGCCAAGATCGCGGTTCAGCACGACGACACCGCCACCGAGGTCGCCAACGCCATCAACGCCGCGGAGTCCCGCATCCGCGAGGCCGTGCCGATCGCGCGTGTCATCTACCTGGAGCCGGACATCTACAACGCGGCGGCGGCCGCGGCCGGCGTCAACCCGGCCAAGACACTGGGCGGGACACCCGGCGCGACACCGGCCGGCCCGACGGCCGACGGCACCCCCGGCGACGCCCCCGACACCCCGGCCGACCCGACGGAATCCGGTCACTGA
- a CDS encoding metallopeptidase family protein yields the protein MDSPVPPRPSEPRPRRRDRHGRGMRGPVAPPQVPLSASRADSFRDLVQDSVERLERRWPQLAEVDFVVLDVPGTSEETVPLGSALPAEKERPAQIVIYRRPVEIRTKNRDERALLVHEVVVEQVAELLGLSPESVDPRYGQE from the coding sequence ATGGACAGTCCCGTACCGCCCCGCCCGTCCGAGCCCCGACCTCGGCGCCGAGACCGACACGGCCGCGGCATGCGCGGCCCCGTCGCCCCGCCCCAGGTGCCGCTGTCGGCCAGCAGGGCGGACAGTTTCCGCGATCTGGTGCAGGACTCGGTGGAGCGGCTGGAACGACGCTGGCCGCAACTGGCCGAGGTCGACTTCGTGGTCCTCGACGTGCCGGGGACGTCGGAGGAGACCGTGCCGCTGGGAAGCGCGTTGCCCGCGGAGAAGGAACGGCCGGCGCAGATCGTCATCTACCGGCGCCCGGTCGAGATCCGCACCAAGAACCGTGACGAGCGTGCGCTGCTGGTGCACGAGGTCGTGGTCGAGCAGGTCGCGGAGCTGCTCGGACTCTCGCCCGAGTCGGTCGATCCCCGGTACGGGCAGGAGTAG
- a CDS encoding DUF5719 family protein, protein MKSTSLSLIAGAVALAAVTGFAAVTAPDGGGTTTAKAATRLPVERSSLLCPAPGLSDLAETEYTSFTPAAKSGAAAGPAGTAELLSTAVKDVAKDTAKDKDKKTGKADPDKPVVLLKEPGKPATAEVSGADAPALVGTATGRLAPGWTAQQTTTVEAGDSRGLLGVGCTVPDTDFWFPAASTAKSREDYVHLTNPDDTAAVADIELYGPEGPLKSEVGEDITVPARSGIRVLISTLTSKAEDDVTVHVTTRSGRVGAVVRTADDKSGSDWLAASTEPTGTLVLPGIPADATSVRLVAFAPGEDDADLTVKLLGKTGAISPAGHEELHVKSQMTAGVDLKALTRGEPGSLLLTPQEGKATPVVAALRVVRGKGDKQEVGYIPATGPVGAQATAADNRAKGSVLSLTAPGAAGTVKVTASAGSKGGTPVSKTYKVAAGTTLAVAPPVPAGLKGTYALTVETQSGGPVHAARTLTVPMDGIPMFTVQTLPDDRGTVEVPAAEQDLSVLDD, encoded by the coding sequence GTGAAGTCCACCAGCCTGTCCCTCATCGCCGGGGCCGTCGCCCTCGCCGCCGTCACCGGATTCGCCGCGGTCACCGCGCCGGACGGTGGAGGTACGACGACGGCGAAGGCCGCCACCCGGCTGCCCGTCGAACGCTCCAGCCTGCTCTGCCCGGCCCCGGGCCTGTCCGACCTCGCGGAGACGGAGTACACCTCCTTCACCCCGGCGGCGAAGAGCGGTGCGGCCGCCGGACCGGCCGGTACGGCCGAACTCCTGTCCACGGCCGTCAAGGACGTGGCCAAGGACACCGCGAAGGACAAGGACAAGAAGACCGGGAAGGCGGACCCGGACAAGCCGGTCGTCCTCCTCAAGGAGCCCGGCAAGCCGGCGACCGCCGAGGTGTCCGGCGCGGACGCCCCGGCCCTCGTCGGCACCGCCACGGGCCGGCTGGCCCCCGGCTGGACCGCCCAGCAGACCACCACCGTCGAGGCGGGCGACTCCCGAGGGCTGCTCGGGGTCGGCTGCACCGTGCCCGACACCGACTTCTGGTTCCCGGCCGCGAGTACGGCGAAGTCCCGCGAGGACTACGTCCACCTCACCAACCCGGACGACACCGCCGCCGTCGCCGACATCGAGCTGTACGGTCCGGAGGGCCCGCTCAAGTCCGAGGTGGGCGAAGACATCACGGTGCCCGCCCGGTCCGGTATCCGCGTCCTCATCTCGACGCTGACCAGCAAGGCCGAGGACGATGTGACCGTCCACGTCACCACCCGGAGCGGACGCGTCGGGGCGGTCGTCAGGACCGCCGACGACAAGAGCGGCAGCGACTGGCTCGCCGCCTCCACCGAGCCGACGGGCACCCTGGTCCTGCCCGGTATCCCGGCGGACGCGACCTCGGTGCGGCTGGTGGCCTTCGCCCCCGGCGAGGACGACGCCGACCTCACGGTGAAACTGCTCGGCAAGACGGGCGCGATCTCACCGGCGGGTCACGAGGAACTCCACGTCAAGTCGCAGATGACCGCCGGCGTCGACCTGAAGGCCCTGACCCGGGGCGAGCCGGGCTCCCTGCTCCTGACCCCCCAGGAAGGCAAGGCCACCCCGGTGGTGGCCGCTCTGCGGGTGGTCCGCGGCAAGGGCGACAAGCAGGAGGTCGGCTACATCCCGGCGACGGGCCCGGTGGGCGCGCAGGCGACCGCCGCGGACAACCGGGCGAAGGGATCGGTCCTCTCGCTCACCGCCCCCGGCGCCGCCGGCACCGTGAAGGTCACGGCGTCAGCGGGCAGCAAGGGCGGCACCCCGGTCAGCAAGACGTACAAGGTGGCCGCCGGTACGACCCTCGCGGTCGCCCCGCCGGTGCCGGCGGGGCTCAAGGGCACGTACGCGCTGACCGTCGAGACGCAGTCGGGCGGCCCGGTCCACGCCGCCCGCACGCTGACGGTCCCGATGGACGGCATCCCGATGTTCACGGTGCAGACGCTGCCCGACGACCGTGGAACGGTCGAGGTACCGGCCGCCGAACAGGACCTGTCGGTCCTGGACGACTGA
- the manA gene encoding mannose-6-phosphate isomerase, class I, which produces MDRLSNTVRPYAWGSTTLIPTLLGVAPTGEPQAEMWMGAHPGAPSRISRTSAAPSVTAEQALTDVIAADPAAELGQPAVDKFGPRLPFLLKLLAAGAPLSLQVHPDLAQAQHGYADEERRSVPIDAPHRTYKDANHKPELICALTPFDGLCGFRRPVEAAEAMEGLGVDSLKPYADLLRAHPEEAALREVLTAILTADPAQMAETVAATAAAAERIGGAYAPYARIAHHFPGDAGVLAAMLLNYVQLQPGEALYLGAGVPHAYLEGLGVEIMANSDNVLRCGLTPKHIDVPELLRIVRFEATEPGILRPEASPSGEELYETPVDEFRLSRFDLSPGAAPVDLTAATPQILLCTAGTPKAGELGLGPGESVFVPAGEKAEVSGTGTVFRATVVA; this is translated from the coding sequence ATGGACCGGCTCTCCAACACCGTCCGCCCGTACGCCTGGGGCTCCACCACCCTCATCCCGACCCTGCTCGGGGTCGCCCCCACCGGCGAGCCGCAAGCGGAGATGTGGATGGGCGCCCATCCCGGAGCCCCGTCCCGGATATCCCGCACCAGTGCCGCCCCCTCGGTCACCGCCGAACAAGCGCTCACCGACGTCATCGCCGCCGACCCGGCCGCAGAGCTCGGTCAGCCCGCCGTCGACAAGTTCGGCCCCCGTCTTCCCTTCCTCCTCAAGCTGCTCGCCGCCGGAGCCCCGCTCTCCCTCCAGGTCCACCCCGACCTCGCCCAGGCACAGCACGGTTACGCGGATGAGGAGCGCCGGTCCGTTCCGATCGACGCCCCCCACCGCACGTACAAGGACGCCAACCACAAGCCCGAACTGATCTGCGCCCTCACCCCCTTCGACGGCCTGTGCGGCTTCCGCCGGCCCGTCGAGGCGGCCGAGGCCATGGAGGGCCTGGGCGTCGACTCCCTCAAGCCGTACGCCGATCTGCTGCGCGCCCACCCGGAAGAGGCCGCCCTGCGCGAGGTCCTCACGGCGATCCTCACCGCGGACCCGGCGCAGATGGCCGAGACGGTCGCGGCCACGGCGGCCGCCGCCGAACGGATCGGCGGCGCCTACGCCCCCTACGCCCGCATCGCCCACCACTTCCCCGGCGACGCCGGCGTCCTCGCGGCCATGCTCCTGAACTACGTACAACTCCAGCCCGGAGAGGCCCTGTACCTCGGCGCCGGTGTTCCGCACGCCTACCTCGAAGGCCTCGGCGTCGAGATCATGGCCAACTCGGACAACGTGCTGCGCTGCGGGCTGACGCCCAAGCACATCGACGTACCCGAACTCCTGCGCATCGTCCGCTTCGAGGCCACCGAGCCGGGGATCCTGCGGCCCGAGGCCTCCCCGTCCGGCGAGGAGCTGTACGAGACGCCGGTCGACGAGTTCAGGCTCTCCCGCTTCGACCTCTCACCGGGCGCGGCCCCCGTGGACCTCACCGCGGCCACGCCCCAGATCCTGCTCTGCACGGCGGGCACGCCGAAGGCCGGCGAGCTCGGCCTCGGGCCGGGCGAATCGGTTTTCGTACCGGCCGGGGAGAAGGCCGAAGTGTCCGGTACGGGCACCGTGTTCCGCGCCACTGTGGTGGCCTGA
- a CDS encoding SIS domain-containing protein, with amino-acid sequence MLDESLLDAPEALARADRRGLLRGAAEAGARVRTAARHATEAGIAELNPEGRPRAVLVAGSGTAASGVADLIGALAGASAPVTRIHPTGVAPAAGAMRWTLPGWAGSVDLLLVVTADGSEPGLALLAEQAYRRGCTVVAVAPRKSPLREAVDGVHGLVVPMASAPHGEYDAETSAAGPGTLWALFTPLLALLDRVGLVTAPAEVLQSVADRLDRTAERCGPAIATYSNPAKTLAAELADSLPLIWTEGDAAGPVGRRFAAVLAELSGRPALAAELPEALPAHGGLLAGAFAAGADPDDFFRDRVEESEPLHARVVLLRDRPTGGLSAAPAARELALGHDTAISELEPEEGNRLEALAELLAVTDFAAVYVALAAGRG; translated from the coding sequence ATGCTCGACGAGTCGTTGCTCGACGCCCCGGAAGCCCTGGCCCGAGCCGACCGCCGCGGTCTGCTCCGCGGCGCCGCCGAGGCCGGGGCCCGGGTCCGTACCGCCGCCCGGCACGCGACGGAGGCCGGGATCGCCGAGCTGAACCCGGAGGGCCGCCCGCGCGCCGTCCTGGTCGCGGGCTCCGGCACCGCCGCATCCGGCGTCGCCGACCTGATCGGCGCCCTGGCCGGAGCCTCCGCCCCGGTCACGCGTATCCACCCGACCGGCGTCGCACCGGCCGCAGGCGCGATGCGATGGACGCTGCCCGGCTGGGCCGGCTCCGTCGACCTGCTCCTCGTCGTCACAGCGGACGGCTCCGAACCGGGCCTCGCCCTCCTCGCCGAGCAGGCGTACCGCCGCGGCTGCACCGTCGTGGCCGTGGCGCCCCGGAAGTCACCCCTGCGCGAGGCGGTCGACGGCGTGCACGGCCTCGTCGTGCCTATGGCCTCCGCCCCGCACGGCGAGTACGACGCCGAGACCTCGGCCGCGGGTCCCGGCACCCTGTGGGCCCTGTTCACCCCGCTGCTCGCCCTCCTCGACCGCGTCGGCCTGGTCACCGCGCCCGCCGAGGTGCTGCAGAGCGTCGCGGACCGCCTGGACCGTACGGCGGAGCGCTGCGGACCGGCGATCGCCACGTACAGCAACCCGGCCAAGACCCTGGCCGCCGAACTCGCGGACAGCCTGCCCCTCATCTGGACGGAGGGCGACGCCGCGGGCCCGGTCGGACGCCGCTTCGCCGCGGTCCTGGCCGAGCTCTCCGGCCGTCCGGCCCTGGCGGCCGAACTCCCCGAGGCGCTCCCCGCCCATGGCGGCCTGCTGGCCGGTGCCTTCGCGGCCGGTGCCGACCCCGACGACTTCTTCCGCGACCGGGTCGAGGAGTCCGAACCCCTCCACGCCCGGGTCGTCCTGCTCCGCGACCGGCCCACTGGCGGGCTGAGCGCGGCCCCCGCCGCCCGCGAGCTCGCCCTGGGCCACGACACGGCGATCAGTGAACTGGAGCCGGAGGAGGGCAACAGGCTCGAAGCCCTCGCCGAACTCCTCGCGGTCACCGACTTCGCCGCCGTCTACGTGGCCCTCGCCGCAGGACGCGGCTGA
- the ahcY gene encoding adenosylhomocysteinase — protein MTTVANRQDFKVADLSLAAFGRKEITLAEHEMPGLMSIRKEYAAAQPLAGARITGSLHMTVQTAVLIETLVALGAEVRWASCNIFSTQDHAAAAIAVGPNGTPEAPAGVPVFAWKGESLEEYWWCTEQALTWPNTPTGGPNMILDDGGDATLLVHKGVEFEKAGAAPDPSTADSEEYANILTLLNRTLGESPQKWTQLASEIRGVTEETTTGVHRLYEMHRDGTLLFPAINVNDAVTKSKFDNKYGCRHSLIDGINRATDVLIGGKTAVVCGYGDVGKGCAESLRGQGARVIITEIDPICALQAAMDGYQVATLDDVVEQADIFVTTTGNKDIIMAADMARMKHQAIVGNIGHFDNEIDMAGLAKIDGIVKDEVKPQVHTWTFSDGKVLIVLSEGRLLNLGNATGHPSFVMSNSFADQTLAQIELFTKPEEYPTDVYVLPKHLDEKVARLHLAALGVKLTTLRPEQAAYIGVEVEGPYKSDHYRY, from the coding sequence ATGACGACGGTCGCCAATCGACAGGACTTCAAGGTCGCCGACCTCTCCCTCGCAGCCTTCGGCCGCAAGGAGATCACCCTCGCCGAGCACGAGATGCCCGGCCTGATGTCGATCCGCAAGGAGTACGCCGCCGCGCAGCCGCTGGCCGGCGCCCGCATCACCGGCTCGCTGCACATGACGGTGCAGACGGCCGTGCTGATCGAGACCCTCGTCGCCCTCGGCGCCGAGGTCCGCTGGGCCTCCTGCAACATCTTCTCCACGCAGGACCACGCCGCCGCGGCGATCGCGGTGGGCCCGAACGGCACCCCGGAAGCCCCCGCCGGCGTCCCGGTCTTCGCCTGGAAGGGCGAGTCGCTGGAGGAGTACTGGTGGTGCACGGAGCAGGCGCTGACCTGGCCGAACACCCCCACCGGTGGTCCGAACATGATCCTCGACGACGGTGGTGACGCCACCCTCCTCGTCCACAAGGGAGTGGAGTTCGAGAAGGCCGGCGCGGCCCCGGACCCGTCGACCGCGGACAGCGAGGAGTACGCGAACATCCTCACCCTGCTGAACCGCACCCTGGGCGAGTCCCCGCAGAAGTGGACCCAGCTGGCCTCCGAGATCCGTGGTGTCACGGAGGAGACCACGACCGGTGTGCACCGGCTGTACGAGATGCACCGTGACGGCACCCTCCTGTTCCCGGCGATCAACGTCAACGACGCGGTCACCAAGTCGAAGTTCGACAACAAGTACGGCTGCCGCCACTCGCTGATCGACGGCATCAACCGCGCCACCGACGTCCTGATCGGCGGCAAGACCGCCGTCGTCTGCGGTTACGGCGACGTGGGCAAGGGCTGCGCGGAGTCCCTGCGGGGCCAGGGCGCCCGAGTGATCATCACCGAGATCGACCCGATCTGCGCGCTGCAGGCGGCGATGGACGGCTACCAGGTCGCCACCCTTGACGACGTCGTCGAGCAGGCCGACATCTTCGTCACCACGACGGGCAACAAGGACATCATCATGGCCGCCGACATGGCCCGGATGAAGCACCAGGCCATCGTCGGGAACATCGGCCACTTCGACAACGAGATCGACATGGCCGGCCTGGCGAAGATCGACGGCATCGTCAAGGACGAGGTCAAGCCGCAGGTCCACACCTGGACGTTCTCCGACGGCAAGGTCCTCATCGTGCTGTCCGAGGGCCGCCTGCTGAACCTGGGCAACGCGACCGGCCACCCGTCGTTCGTGATGTCCAACTCGTTCGCGGACCAGACCCTGGCCCAGATCGAGCTGTTCACCAAGCCCGAGGAGTACCCGACCGACGTCTACGTGCTGCCCAAGCACCTCGACGAGAAGGTCGCCCGCCTCCACCTCGCCGCGCTCGGCGTGAAGCTCACGACGCTCCGCCCCGAGCAGGCCGCCTACATCGGCGTCGAGGTCGAGGGCCCGTACAAGTCCGACCACTACCGCTACTGA
- a CDS encoding DUF3499 domain-containing protein, whose product MSPVRRCSRTACGRPAVATLTYVYADSTAVLGPLATYAEPHCYDLCAEHSERLTAPRGWEVVRLSDPSAPARPSGDDLEALANAVREAARPQDRADGSRGGGPRTADPMEVGRRGHLRVLRSPDS is encoded by the coding sequence GTGAGCCCTGTACGTCGCTGTTCGCGCACCGCGTGCGGCCGCCCTGCCGTCGCGACACTGACGTACGTCTATGCCGACTCGACTGCGGTCCTCGGCCCGCTCGCCACCTACGCCGAGCCCCATTGCTACGACCTCTGTGCCGAGCACAGCGAGCGCCTGACCGCGCCCCGTGGCTGGGAGGTCGTCCGGCTCTCCGACCCCTCCGCGCCCGCCCGCCCCAGCGGCGACGACCTCGAAGCGCTGGCCAATGCCGTACGGGAGGCCGCGCGTCCCCAGGACCGTGCCGACGGCTCCAGGGGCGGCGGCCCGCGCACCGCGGACCCGATGGAGGTCGGCCGCAGAGGCCACCTGCGGGTCCTGCGCTCCCCCGACTCCTGA